One Chlamydiales bacterium genomic window, TGGAAATTATGTTTTGTTTTTCCAACGTATTGGTAAAGTTCCAGGATTTTTAGTGACCATTATGATTCTTTCATTGATTGGTCCTTTTGGAGGGATTCCCCGTTGTATTACGATTGCTTTTTCGACTCTTGAGATCTCTGGTTTAAAAAATTTCTACGGATTAAACTTAACCACATTTAGTCTCATTTCGTGTGGAATCATTTATTTATTTACATTTCGTGCAAATAAAATTGTTTCTCTTTTAGGCTACCTCCTCACTCCTATTCTTCTCTTGTCTCTCGCTCTTATCATCGTGAAAGGATTTATTCAAATGCCTTATCCCGCTCCTTCTTTCTATTCGGGTCCCCAAATGTTTCTAAGAGGTCTGCTTGATGGATATAATACAATGGATCTTTTAGCCGCTTTTTTCTTTTCTTCAGTTGTTTTACTTTGTTTAAGAGAAAGTCATATAGTTAAAGAAGTTTCAGAAAAAGAAAACCGTTCATTCTTAAAAATCGCTCTCTATGGGAGCATTATTTCAGCCTGTCTGCTGACAGTTGTCTATCTTTCATTTTCTTTTATTGCTGCTGGTTTTAGCCCCAGTTTAGCTTTGCTGTCGAATCATCAAATGCTTGGTTCATTAGCTTACCAAATCTTAGGACCCTATGCTGGTATGGTCGCTTCTCTTGCTGTTTGTTTGGCCTGTTTAACAACAGAAATTGCTTTAACAGCCGTTTTTGCAGAATATTTGCATGAAAACTTTTTTAAACATAAAATTTCTTACCAGATTTCTCTATTCATCACTCTTGGGCTCTCTTTTTTAATTTCTACCCTGCATTTCGAAGGCATTGCTTCTTTTCTTGTCCCGATTTTGCAAGTCTTTTATCCAGCGCTTATCGTATTATGTGTTCTTAATATACTATATAAACTTTTTGATTTTCAGCCGGTTAAGGGGATTTTCTACGGAATATCTGGACTTACCTTGTTGATACGTTTATTCCTATATACATAGGGGTTTTGATCGAGGCTTTTGAAAAGAGCCATTGCTTTTTCAATGCGATCAATTGAATAGAAAAAAATATCGCAAAGAAGCCTATCGATCCCTAGGATCGGGCCGATCATCTGTGGAGAGATTTTTTTATGAGACAAAAAGATGAGTTATGGATTTAGAAATTTTTAGATTTCAAGCTGAGACAATGGTGAAAAACGGATGTGTTAGAGAGGTACTCTTTTCAAAAGGGACCTATCAAATAGAAGTTTATGATCCGGAATTTCAAACAGCTTTTTGGCCTTTTCTTCAGTTTGATGAGGAAGAAGTCATCGAGGATGCTTTTTGTTCATGTTCTTTAGAAAATGGGTTTGGATGTGTTCATCTCATGGCAGCTTATCTAAAGATAAGCAATAAAGGAGAACTTCTTCATTTACGCTTTGAAAATTCTTTTTGGAATGTACTCTGCACCTTGTCTGCTGATCATATTGGATATGAAGGGCACTGTTTAAAAAAAAAAGAAACAGGAAGATACATATTTCAAAATGCCATTTTTTTCATGATTCTAGGAACAAAGAAAAAAGCACAAGAAAGGCTTAGGAAGTGGGTTGAGGATAGGGTAGTTGAAACTCCAGAAAATTCGATTAAATTTTCTAATCTTTCTCAGGAAGAAATTCATTGGTGGCGTAAAGGAAGACCTAGCCCTGCTCTACGTTATTCTCTTTCTTTTTGGTCTGATTTGGCTAAATGGGCGTTATTACACGAAGATCAGGCATCAATTTGTTTTTATGAGGGATTAGAAGGATTACCAACTCATTTAAATGTCACTTTCCCAGATTTTGAGATGATTTGGAAAATGCAACCTAGAGATCTCGAAAAGTGGATTCCAACTCTTTCAACAATTGATAGCCCATTAAAACTTTTGCATAGAGTCGAAGGAAAAATTAACCACATCGATTACGATCGAAAAACCCGATCTTTTCATATCTCACAATCTAAAAAAAACATTAGAAAGCAAGGAGAAAAAACCAAAACCATTGGAGAATGGGATTATCTTTCTGGTAAGGGGTTTTTCTCTAAAAATGAAGATTTTTTTCTCGATTATAGATGCATTGAAGAGGAAAAAGTTTCTGAATTTTTGACAAATTATTCAGAGGTAATTCTTCCTTTTATTTTTATTGATAAAAAGCCGACTAACCTTTCTTATACTCTACACTTTGACCAGGATTGGCATTGGCATTTTAGGGCATATCTTTTTGAAAAAGAAGATCTGCAACAAGATGATGGACATCTATTTAAACACTGGGTCTATCTGCCTAATCGAGGATTTTTTGCAGTTAAGAATGTCTTGTTTAAAGAAAAAAAAGTGATTTTGTTTCCATTTCAGGTCTCTCATTTTGTTAACCATCATCGTATTTGGTTGAATGGACAAGAGGGATTTCAAACACATTTAGCAAGCATAGACGCTTATTTAACTTATTCCATTACAAAGAACCAAAATCTCTATTTTCATACAAAATCTCCTTTTCAATCGATAGATTCGTATGATTTTGGAGATTGGATTTATTATGGAAAATTAGGATTTTTTTCTAAAAAATATGCTCGTTTAGGTCCTGCAATACGTCCTGGCATGGAGATTTTTTCTGGAGACGTATCTGATTTTATCAAAAAGAATTATGAAGAAGTGGAGTGTATTCCTCATTTTTTTATGGACCATCTTCCTCTGACAGAAAGAGGATTGGAAATAACGGTTAAATCAGAGAGCTCTATTCAAATCAAGCCAGTGTGTAAAGGGGAAGAGCATATTTTCTTCTATGGAGATTTTGTTTACAAACAAGGAGAGGGATTTTATGAACTGCCAATGAATATGCGTCTGCCCCAAAAATACCAAATTGAAAGAATAATTTCCCAAGAGCAGTTAGCAGATTTTTTTACTCATGAATTGCCTCAAATTGCCACTTATCTTCTATTTATCGATAAGCGTTTAAAGTTACCTTATAAATTAGATCTTGAAGTGAGTGACCTTATGCGTACAAAGGGTGGAGATTTTAAAGCAAAATTTGAATTTCTCACTGAATATGGACGGATTACACTCACTGAAATTGCTCAAGGTTATCAAAAAAAACAACGTTATCTTTTCACAAATGGTGGATTCATTGATCTACATGATCAAAAATTCCAATGGATTCATCAATATATTCCATCAAAAGATTTAAAATTCATTGAATTGACTGCTCTTGAATTTATTCGACTTGACACCACTTTTCCTCTTCTTACTTCTTCCTTAGATAATCTAAATAGAAAGATGACCGATCAAATTTTGGAAGAATTTCGCGAATGTATTCCTTATGAAAAACCTGTCATTACGGGGTTAAAAAGCAAGCTACGCTTATATCAGGAAATCGGTTTGGATTGGTTATGGTTTTTGTATCAAAACAAATTGTCTGCACTTCTTTGTGATGAGATGGGCTTAGGTAAAACTCATCAAGCTATGGGATTAATCAGTGCAGCTTTGAATCAGGGAAAGAAATCTAAAAAAAAAATTTTAGTAGTTTGTCCTACCTCTGTGATTTACCATTGGCAAGATAAGCTAGAGACCTTTTTACCTGAAGTCACCTTACATACTTTCTATGGTCTAAATCGTGCATTAGAGGACATTCCAGATGAGGGAATTGTACTCACCACATATGGTATCCTTCGATTAGATAAGCATCTGCTGGAGAAAATATTTTTTGAGGTTGTAATTTTTGATGAAATTCAAGTGGCAAAAAATGCTTCGAGTCGGATTCACAAGGCACTGACTCATATTCAGGCGCGCATGCGTCTTGGCTTAACAGGAACTCCTATTGAAAACAATTTATATGAGCTGAAAGCACTTTTTGACATTATTCTTCCTGGGTATATGCCCTCAGAGGTACGCTATCGAAAAATATTTATCGATCCGATCGAGAGAGAAGATGATGAGAAAAAATCACTTTTGCGTCAGATAATTCGCCCTTTTGTTTTAAGACGTCGTAAAAGCGAAGTCATTCAAGAACTTCCTGCAAAAAGCGAAGATAAGTCCTATTGTGAGCTTTCTCAGCAACAATATGATCTCTATCAAGCCTCTTTTTCTAAAGACTATGATCAATTAATGATTGAATTACAAAACTCTCAGATGCCAGTTAACTATCTACATATTTTTGCTCTTCTTTCTCGGTTAAAACAAATCTGTAACCATCCTGCGCTTGTAGAAAAGAAGCCTCAGGATTATAAAAAATACCAATCAGGCAAATGGGACCTTTTTGTTGAATTGATTGAAGAAGCACGAGAGAGTGAACAGAAAGTGGTGGTTTTTTCCCAATATCTTCACATGCTTGACATCGTAGAAAATTATTTAAAAGAAAAAAGATGGGGCTATGCTCAGATTCGGGGGAAAACCGTGAATCGAAAGAAAGAATTAAAAAAATTCCAGGAAGATCCTAATTGTGTTGTGTTCATTGGCTCTCTACAGGCAGCAGGCCTAGGCATTGATTTAACTGCTGCAAGTGTGGTGATTATGTATGATCGGTGGTGGAATGCTGCTAGAGAAAATCAAGCGATTGACCGTGTCCATCGTATAGGTCAAAAATGGGGAGTACAAGTCTATAAATTGATTACAAAAGGAACAATTGAAGAAAAAATTGATCAGATGATTTCAAGAAAAGCTCAGCTTTTAGAAGAGATAGTGCATGCTGATGATCAGCTTGTTTTGAAAAAATTGACTCGCTCAGAATTAATCGAATTACTTACGTATGATCAGCTGATGAAAGAAAAATAAAAAAGGAAGGATTTGTCCTTCCTTTTTTATCATTAGGGCTTGTCTAGAATCCAATAGATAGACCAGCAGTTAGGCCACCAAAAGAAAGGCCCCCTGTTTGATGAACAATCGCTGAGATTGCATCTGTGCTGCGGAATTCAGTATATTGATTAAATTGCACACCGTTAATCAAATACTGCTGCTCCCATCCAATCCGAGCAGATACATTTGTACCCCTAGACATATTTTTAGATGCAACAATTTTTTCCCAGCAAAGGCCTAAAAATAGCTCAAACATTGGATTAGTAGTGAAAATAATATCTTGAGTCGCAGCACGAATGTCTGCTTGATACTCATTTCGTTGATTGATCGTTGTTTTAGACCAGATAAGATCAATATATGACCATCCTAGGACACTCAGACCATAGCAAAGATTCCATTGAGTAGATACTCCAGTTCGCAAACCCGTACCCGATAAATTTGCAGTATTTTTGGATAAGACCGGATCTGCAAGGCTTCCTCCTGAATATAAAACATTCAATCCTTGATCAAGCCAAAGAGCACGGACTCCTATCAAAGAGTTAATTTTCAACTTACTCGAAGGGAAAAATATCCGTTCTATTGAAAAGTCCGCGATATTAGTTTGTAGAGAGTACTCTCCTTCAGCAAGAGCTGGCAATGGATTTTGATTAGGATTCATCCATGTTGGATACATATACTCACTAGCTAATAAAGTTGGAGTATTTCCATTTCCTGTTGTTTGATAATAGGTCCATTTCCCTGAAAAGAGTAGGTTTCTCAGAGCAGGAATAAAAACCTTACCTCCAAGTCTTACTCCTGAATTATATTCAGGTTGAAGACGATAAAACTTTCCAGAAGTTAGAACAAGATCAGGGCTTGCCCCTGTTGTCGCATTGATCACTGCATAAGGCAATTCATCTGAGCGTGTTTGCCAATAGAGATAATCTGCTTCAAAAAGAAAGATTCTAGAGGGACAAGCATTGGGAATGTAATTCCCTTCAAAATAACAAGGAGGTTTAACAGCATTGTTATTTTCACGTGCACAAACCATTTCTGATTCATCAAAGCTAGATGCTCGATAATAGCTATCTAGCATATCAACTTTATCTTCTCGAGCAAAAGCAGGTATTTGCCCATGGAGTCCTAAAATGGTTGCAGCCGTTAATATTAAAAAACGGAACATACAAAACCTCCTTTAATATTCGATGGATAACCCAACAGTCAAACCACCTAGAGCTACGTTCCCTGTTTGATAGATATTAAGTAGATCTTCTTGACCAGTAAATTGGGTGTATCTATTAAATTGTATTGCATTTAAGAATACTTGCTCTTCCCAACCGATTCGAGCACGCATATTTGTGCACCAAAGAGGGCTTTCCCATGAGAGTCCTAAAAACAATTCAAAAACGGGATTGAAGGTACGAGAATCAGTCTTCATGATACTATTAGTATCACCGCCATAGATATTGTCTTGATGAACTTTCACTTTTGACCATAAAAGATCGATGTAGGACCATCCTAGTATGCTCCAACCACACCCCATATTCCATTCAGTAGATAGACCAGTTCTCAATCCACCTCCTAATAATCTATTCTCATTGTGAGCATATAATGGACTTAGTGTAAAATCTCCTCCTGAATAGGTGACGTTTAAATCTTGATTCATCCAGAGACAACGTGCTCCAACCAAAGGAGTAATTGTCAGTTCATTAGAAGCAAATAGATTGTGTTCAAGAGAAAAATCTGCAATATTTACAACCATATTATACTTTGCATTTCCTATATTAGAAATCGCCGTTTTAGCAGGATTGGTCCAAGGAGACATCAAGTACTTATTTGAACCGCCAACAGCTCTTCCATCTCCTGCTGTAGCATAATAGGTCCATCTAGCTGAAAACAAAACTCTATCTACATAAGGAATAGGAAGACCGATTCCTAGTCTTACTCCAGATTTACTTTCAGGATTAACTTGATAACGATCTCCAGCTTCTACTCTAACATCAGGATCCACACCGGATGTTGTCCATACAAAACCATAGGTCAAATCATCAACACGTGCTTGCCAATAGAGATAATCTGCTTCAAAAAGAAAGGATATTGAAGGGAAACTATTACAATTATAAGACGATGAGTCGTCACAGCAATAAAGCGATTTCGCACCATTCGTTTGATTAGGATTCCGTGCACATAAAGCTTCTGGTGTATTTAGACTTGAAGCATCGTAATAAACATTTTCATCAGGAATAACTTCTCGAGCAAGAGCAGGTGCTTGCCCATGGATTCCTAAAACTACTACACCCGTTAATACCAAAAAACGGAACATAAAAAGCCTCCTTCTTTATATAAAATCTCTTATTGCCCACTTATACAAAAGGTGATTTTTAAAAGCATTTATTTTTTTTGATAGGCTTTACTACGGAGTTGAAGTTGCAATGGAGTACCTAAATAACCATATTTTTTCCGAAGTTGATTGGTTAAATAACGCTTATAAGAATGGGAAATGAGGGAGGGATGGTTAATGAATAGAATAAATCGAGGAGGCTGAATAGCAATTTGTGTCATGTAGTAAACGCGTAGGCGTTTTCCATGAATGGCGGGTGGAGGATTGATGGCTAATGTATCTTTGAGAAAAAGATTTAATTGATGGGTAGAGACGCGATATTTAGAAGCTTTGATCACAGTTTCGATTTGAGGGAAAATACGATGAAGATTGTTTTTATATTTTGCTGAAATGAAAAGCACAGGACAATGGCTTAAGAAAGGTACCTGTTGGTATAGAGCACGAAGACAGTGTTCCGATCGAAATCCTTTCACTAAGTCCCATTTATTCATTAGAACAATACAACTTTTCCCAGCTTTTTCAATCCGCTGAACAATCTGCTTTTCTTGAGTTGTCATCCCCTCAGATCCATCAAGGACTAATAAACAGAGATCACAACGTTCAATTGCCCCTTCTGTGCGTATCGTAGCAAATTTTTCAACAGCTGTATGCTCAGATTTTTTACGTCGCACTCCAGCAGTATCAATGAGAATATACTCTTTCCCATCAAACTGAATAGGAATGTCAATACTATCACGAGTTGTTCCTCGTATAGAACTCGCAAGAGATCTCTCTTCATTGACCAGAGCATTGACTAATGTAGATTTACCTACATTTGTTCGACCAATAATCGCAATATGATCTTTATGATAGATCAAGCTCTCTTGTGTTAGAGAAAATCCTTTCCATGCAATCTCAAGAAGCTCAGCGATCTGATAGCCATGGACTGCAGAAACAGGAACGATGTTGGAAATTCCAAGAGAATAAAAACGGTGTAATCGATCTTGTTCGGCTAGATTATCAATTTTATTGATGGCTAATGTAAGAGGCTTTCCAGTTTTTAAAAGAAACCGAGCAATTGATTGATCGATTTCAGTGATTCCCACCTGTCCATCAACTACCATGATTAATGTGTCAGCTTCAAGAATGGCATTTTCCGCTTGTTTGCGGATTTGATCATAAAATCTATCAGATGATCCAAGATCAATTCCTCCAGTATCAATGACTTCAAAAGACATACCAAATAAATTGGCTTGTCCATAAAGACGATCGCGGGTACTTCCTTCTACTTCATCTACAATGGCGATCCGTTTATTGCAGAATTTATTGAAAAGAGAAGATTTACCGACATTCGGTCTACCAATAATCGCAAGCTTAAACATAAAACACTTTGTCTGTTCTTCTAGATTTAAAAATTCTCTCAGCCATTCTTTCAATGTTTAATTAAGCAAATAGCTAAAACTCCTTCTTAGATGAAAATTAAAAGAGAGAAAAAGCTGAGTATTAGCTGCCTAAAAATAAGAGAGGGTTGAAAAATTATAATAGAATCGTATTAATTTGAAAATATGTTGATGCGACCTGTGGATTTCTTTCCGTTTTTTGAGGATTTAAAAAAATATAAATTAAAATTTTTAAAACAAGATCTTATCGCAGCAATTTCAGTTGCATTGATGGCTTTACCACAGAGCATGGCTTATGCTTTCTTAGCTGGTCTGCCGACTTCCATGGGGATTTGGTCAGTAATTTTCGGAGTGATTTTTACAGCGAGTTTTGGCCAGTCTCGTTTTCTTGTCTCAGGAACCACGAATATGGTGGCAATTTTAATGCAATCTGGAATCTCTGAAATTCTCTATACGTATTACCCCGGTATTCATGGGCAAGCGCGTGATGTTTTAGCTTCAAACATTGCCATTGAAATCATCCTAATCATTGGAATTTTCCAGTGTATAGCTGGGTTGTTAAGACTGGGAAGATTAACTGAGTTTACAAGTCGATCCGTAGTTATGGGATATATTTCTGGGGGTGCTGCCACTATTGTAGTGACACAGCTTTTCCCTTTTTTTGGGATTAAGGAAATGGATCAATATCAGCCGCTCTATCAACAAGCTTGGTTTTTCATTGAAAAAATACACAATCTATACGTACCTACGATCCTACTATCAATAAGTTCTTTGATACTATTAATTATTTTCCACCGGATATCTGTAAAAATTCCAGGAGCAGCAGTTGTTTTTTTATTAGCTGGTAGTATAACATTTTTTTTTCATCTTGCTCCAGAAGCGTCTAAAAGCATTTTTGAGATTTCTCCAGGTCATCGGATTGGACGTATTGTCTTATTACAAGATTTTAGTTTTCTCTCTTTTGATGTTCCAAGATTCTCTATCCCTTTTTTTCATTTTCGGATTTTCACGAAAATCATTCCATTAGCTTTTGCTATTGCGCTTTTGAGTGTGATTGAAGCCACGACAATTGGACGTAATTATACAAGTTCAAAAGATTCTACATATGATAGTAATCAAGAGATTTATGGGCTAGGGGTTAGCAATTGCTTTTCTTCTTTTTTGTATGCCATGCCTAGCTCAGGGAGTTTTTCAAGAAGTGCACTCAATATAGGTTCAGGAGCTTGCACCCGTTTTTCTGCAATTATGAGTGGTTTATTAGCTTTTCTATTTATTGGATTATTTGGATTTCTTGTAAATAAGATTCCTATAAGTACGTTGAGCGCACTGATGATTTTTGTAGCTTATAATATGATTAATTTTAAAGATTTTTTCATCTGTTTACGTGCTACACGTGGGGATGCATTTGTTCTTCTTTCTACATTTTTATCTAGTATGATTTTTACTCTTGATATTACCCTTTATATAGGGGTGGTTTTATCAGTGGTGATTTATTTAAAAAGAGCAGCTATCCCTTATCTTATTGATTATGCATTTAATAATTTTGGCAAATTACGTCCTCTTGAGGCTAAAGAGGAACGTCCCGATCCTCGTATCTGTATTTTACAACCAGAAGGAGAATTATTTTTCGGAGCGGCTGATCTTCTGCAAGCTAAACTAAGAGATATCTCCGAAGACGATTCAATTAAAATCCTCATTCTTCAACTACTCAATACGCGTTATATTGATGCTTCAATTTGTCTCATGCTAAGAGAGCTACTCAACTACTTAAAGGCAACAGGCAAAAAGTTATTGATCAGCGGAATTTCAACAGAGGTATGGAAAACATTAGAAGATTCACAATTTATCAACGAGATTGGGAAAGAAAATCTTTTCCCAGCTAATGAGCAACTTCCAAGTGAACCAACTCGTAATGCTTATAAACTCGCGAAAGATTATATTTGATTAATCTATTATTGAAGCAAGTCTATTTTCAGTTGAATCCCCTCTTTTTTTATGTTTTTGTAAATCCAAGTTTCATTGTTTTCACGCATCAAACGGTCACAACCCATGGAAATGCCACGAAAGACACCATATTTTTGAATTGCTTCAAATGTATACTGAGAACTACTTGGATAGAAACTACTTCTTGGGCCGTCAATTGGAGAGATATAATTTTGGAAAAAACGAATCAAACCTTTACAAATACTTCTCCCATAATAGATCTTAGAGTTTTGGTTTTGTGTATCTTCCCGTTTTATGTAAACGAATTCAGAATCTATTCCCCATGGTTCAGAAAATGATTCGATATAATTTCCTTTTAATGGGAGAAAAAATAAAGAGTTTATTAAGAAAAAAAATATCAATTTCATAATTCATTGGACGATTATCTTTAGATAAACAAAAATAAATAATAAAGTGGAAACCTTTTTTGCAAGGATAGATTTGCTTAAGCAGCTTATAGATCAATTAAGTTTAGATTTGGAAGAGCCGCTGAATGCAAATCATGATGGTTCTTATTCTCTTTATTTCGAACCAGACTTGGAGCTTTCTGTAAGAGAAAATATTGACTTAACTATTTCTTTCTTTACAGTGCTTAGTCTTTTACCCGAAGCAAAAACAGAGGCTTTTTTACTGAAAATGATGGTAGGTAATCTTTTTGGTCGTGAGACGGGGGGAAGTATTCTGGGATTGACTAAAGATGGAAAGAAGATTACCTTTTTAAGGTTTCTACCTAAAGATTTGGATTATAAAGATTTTCA contains:
- the brnQ gene encoding branched-chain amino acid transport system II carrier protein; translated protein: MALTNQKKGTIWSTGLAIFAMFFGAGNIVFPLALGQLTQDKIFFGIFGLIITAVIVPLLGLLAMLLYHGNYVLFFQRIGKVPGFLVTIMILSLIGPFGGIPRCITIAFSTLEISGLKNFYGLNLTTFSLISCGIIYLFTFRANKIVSLLGYLLTPILLLSLALIIVKGFIQMPYPAPSFYSGPQMFLRGLLDGYNTMDLLAAFFFSSVVLLCLRESHIVKEVSEKENRSFLKIALYGSIISACLLTVVYLSFSFIAAGFSPSLALLSNHQMLGSLAYQILGPYAGMVASLAVCLACLTTEIALTAVFAEYLHENFFKHKISYQISLFITLGLSFLISTLHFEGIASFLVPILQVFYPALIVLCVLNILYKLFDFQPVKGIFYGISGLTLLIRLFLYT
- a CDS encoding SulP family inorganic anion transporter, which produces MRPVDFFPFFEDLKKYKLKFLKQDLIAAISVALMALPQSMAYAFLAGLPTSMGIWSVIFGVIFTASFGQSRFLVSGTTNMVAILMQSGISEILYTYYPGIHGQARDVLASNIAIEIILIIGIFQCIAGLLRLGRLTEFTSRSVVMGYISGGAATIVVTQLFPFFGIKEMDQYQPLYQQAWFFIEKIHNLYVPTILLSISSLILLIIFHRISVKIPGAAVVFLLAGSITFFFHLAPEASKSIFEISPGHRIGRIVLLQDFSFLSFDVPRFSIPFFHFRIFTKIIPLAFAIALLSVIEATTIGRNYTSSKDSTYDSNQEIYGLGVSNCFSSFLYAMPSSGSFSRSALNIGSGACTRFSAIMSGLLAFLFIGLFGFLVNKIPISTLSALMIFVAYNMINFKDFFICLRATRGDAFVLLSTFLSSMIFTLDITLYIGVVLSVVIYLKRAAIPYLIDYAFNNFGKLRPLEAKEERPDPRICILQPEGELFFGAADLLQAKLRDISEDDSIKILILQLLNTRYIDASICLMLRELLNYLKATGKKLLISGISTEVWKTLEDSQFINEIGKENLFPANEQLPSEPTRNAYKLAKDYI
- a CDS encoding Lpg1974 family pore-forming outer membrane protein → MFRFLVLTGVVVLGIHGQAPALAREVIPDENVYYDASSLNTPEALCARNPNQTNGAKSLYCCDDSSSYNCNSFPSISFLFEADYLYWQARVDDLTYGFVWTTSGVDPDVRVEAGDRYQVNPESKSGVRLGIGLPIPYVDRVLFSARWTYYATAGDGRAVGGSNKYLMSPWTNPAKTAISNIGNAKYNMVVNIADFSLEHNLFASNELTITPLVGARCLWMNQDLNVTYSGGDFTLSPLYAHNENRLLGGGLRTGLSTEWNMGCGWSILGWSYIDLLWSKVKVHQDNIYGGDTNSIMKTDSRTFNPVFELFLGLSWESPLWCTNMRARIGWEEQVFLNAIQFNRYTQFTGQEDLLNIYQTGNVALGGLTVGLSIEY
- the der gene encoding ribosome biogenesis GTPase Der, which translates into the protein MFKLAIIGRPNVGKSSLFNKFCNKRIAIVDEVEGSTRDRLYGQANLFGMSFEVIDTGGIDLGSSDRFYDQIRKQAENAILEADTLIMVVDGQVGITEIDQSIARFLLKTGKPLTLAINKIDNLAEQDRLHRFYSLGISNIVPVSAVHGYQIAELLEIAWKGFSLTQESLIYHKDHIAIIGRTNVGKSTLVNALVNEERSLASSIRGTTRDSIDIPIQFDGKEYILIDTAGVRRKKSEHTAVEKFATIRTEGAIERCDLCLLVLDGSEGMTTQEKQIVQRIEKAGKSCIVLMNKWDLVKGFRSEHCLRALYQQVPFLSHCPVLFISAKYKNNLHRIFPQIETVIKASKYRVSTHQLNLFLKDTLAINPPPAIHGKRLRVYYMTQIAIQPPRFILFINHPSLISHSYKRYLTNQLRKKYGYLGTPLQLQLRSKAYQKK
- a CDS encoding DEAD/DEAH box helicase; the encoded protein is MDLEIFRFQAETMVKNGCVREVLFSKGTYQIEVYDPEFQTAFWPFLQFDEEEVIEDAFCSCSLENGFGCVHLMAAYLKISNKGELLHLRFENSFWNVLCTLSADHIGYEGHCLKKKETGRYIFQNAIFFMILGTKKKAQERLRKWVEDRVVETPENSIKFSNLSQEEIHWWRKGRPSPALRYSLSFWSDLAKWALLHEDQASICFYEGLEGLPTHLNVTFPDFEMIWKMQPRDLEKWIPTLSTIDSPLKLLHRVEGKINHIDYDRKTRSFHISQSKKNIRKQGEKTKTIGEWDYLSGKGFFSKNEDFFLDYRCIEEEKVSEFLTNYSEVILPFIFIDKKPTNLSYTLHFDQDWHWHFRAYLFEKEDLQQDDGHLFKHWVYLPNRGFFAVKNVLFKEKKVILFPFQVSHFVNHHRIWLNGQEGFQTHLASIDAYLTYSITKNQNLYFHTKSPFQSIDSYDFGDWIYYGKLGFFSKKYARLGPAIRPGMEIFSGDVSDFIKKNYEEVECIPHFFMDHLPLTERGLEITVKSESSIQIKPVCKGEEHIFFYGDFVYKQGEGFYELPMNMRLPQKYQIERIISQEQLADFFTHELPQIATYLLFIDKRLKLPYKLDLEVSDLMRTKGGDFKAKFEFLTEYGRITLTEIAQGYQKKQRYLFTNGGFIDLHDQKFQWIHQYIPSKDLKFIELTALEFIRLDTTFPLLTSSLDNLNRKMTDQILEEFRECIPYEKPVITGLKSKLRLYQEIGLDWLWFLYQNKLSALLCDEMGLGKTHQAMGLISAALNQGKKSKKKILVVCPTSVIYHWQDKLETFLPEVTLHTFYGLNRALEDIPDEGIVLTTYGILRLDKHLLEKIFFEVVIFDEIQVAKNASSRIHKALTHIQARMRLGLTGTPIENNLYELKALFDIILPGYMPSEVRYRKIFIDPIEREDDEKKSLLRQIIRPFVLRRRKSEVIQELPAKSEDKSYCELSQQQYDLYQASFSKDYDQLMIELQNSQMPVNYLHIFALLSRLKQICNHPALVEKKPQDYKKYQSGKWDLFVELIEEARESEQKVVVFSQYLHMLDIVENYLKEKRWGYAQIRGKTVNRKKELKKFQEDPNCVVFIGSLQAAGLGIDLTAASVVIMYDRWWNAARENQAIDRVHRIGQKWGVQVYKLITKGTIEEKIDQMISRKAQLLEEIVHADDQLVLKKLTRSELIELLTYDQLMKEK
- a CDS encoding Lpg1974 family pore-forming outer membrane protein, which translates into the protein MFRFLILTAATILGLHGQIPAFAREDKVDMLDSYYRASSFDESEMVCARENNNAVKPPCYFEGNYIPNACPSRIFLFEADYLYWQTRSDELPYAVINATTGASPDLVLTSGKFYRLQPEYNSGVRLGGKVFIPALRNLLFSGKWTYYQTTGNGNTPTLLASEYMYPTWMNPNQNPLPALAEGEYSLQTNIADFSIERIFFPSSKLKINSLIGVRALWLDQGLNVLYSGGSLADPVLSKNTANLSGTGLRTGVSTQWNLCYGLSVLGWSYIDLIWSKTTINQRNEYQADIRAATQDIIFTTNPMFELFLGLCWEKIVASKNMSRGTNVSARIGWEQQYLINGVQFNQYTEFRSTDAISAIVHQTGGLSFGGLTAGLSIGF
- a CDS encoding type III secretion system chaperone, with amino-acid sequence MLKQLIDQLSLDLEEPLNANHDGSYSLYFEPDLELSVRENIDLTISFFTVLSLLPEAKTEAFLLKMMVGNLFGRETGGSILGLTKDGKKITFLRFLPKDLDYKDFHDYLEDFLNYAEAWKIEATEFIKS
- the yidD gene encoding membrane protein insertion efficiency factor YidD, translating into MIRFFQNYISPIDGPRSSFYPSSSQYTFEAIQKYGVFRGISMGCDRLMRENNETWIYKNIKKEGIQLKIDLLQ